In Gloeocapsopsis sp. IPPAS B-1203, a genomic segment contains:
- a CDS encoding HlyD family efflux transporter periplasmic adaptor subunit produces the protein MLYNPERKSFHSVNSDEFLPPISRWTSLTGIFLVGSVAAAIALSSFIKYNVKVKAAATVRPVGEVRLVHTEMEGTVKSLLVKENQLVKQGDAIAHLDQEQLQIQKKQLLNNIQQRKLQQSQVAAQISALDTQILAESESINRAIAAAQADLERQQQERQQQLLTTQADLQVAKIALELAKDEMARYQQLVQAGVISQLQFKEKESDVKSASARLEKAKAVVNPSLATVTIAQERVAQENARGEANIATLKKEKQTLIQQEIEIQNQISQAQTEIKQIEIQLQKSTLVATSDGIILKLNLRNPGQVVRSSEPIAEIAPVNAPLVIKAAIATQDIEKVAVGQTVQLRVDACPYPDYGTLSGIVSGISPDAIAPQNNSAATYFDVTIQPQSVSLGSGNRQCRIQSGMDATADIISKKETAWQFVLRKARLIVDL, from the coding sequence ATGCTTTATAATCCAGAAAGAAAAAGCTTCCACTCAGTTAACAGTGATGAATTTCTTCCTCCTATTAGTCGTTGGACATCTTTAACAGGAATATTTCTAGTTGGAAGTGTGGCTGCGGCGATCGCCCTTTCTTCATTTATTAAATATAATGTTAAGGTAAAAGCTGCTGCAACTGTGCGCCCTGTAGGAGAAGTGCGTTTAGTTCATACAGAAATGGAGGGAACAGTTAAAAGTCTTCTTGTCAAAGAGAATCAATTAGTTAAACAAGGAGATGCGATCGCTCATCTCGATCAAGAGCAACTGCAGATTCAAAAAAAGCAGTTGCTTAACAACATTCAGCAGCGTAAATTACAACAATCTCAAGTTGCTGCTCAAATTAGTGCTTTAGATACTCAAATTTTAGCTGAATCTGAATCAATTAATCGAGCGATCGCAGCTGCTCAAGCAGATTTAGAACGCCAACAACAAGAACGCCAACAACAATTATTGACAACTCAAGCAGACTTGCAAGTAGCCAAAATAGCTTTAGAATTAGCTAAGGATGAAATGGCTAGATATCAACAACTCGTCCAAGCAGGAGTGATCTCACAACTACAATTTAAAGAAAAAGAATCAGATGTTAAATCTGCATCAGCTAGATTAGAAAAAGCAAAAGCAGTAGTTAATCCAAGTTTAGCAACAGTAACAATTGCGCAAGAAAGAGTTGCTCAAGAAAACGCTAGAGGTGAAGCAAATATTGCTACTTTAAAAAAAGAAAAGCAAACTCTTATTCAGCAGGAAATTGAAATTCAAAATCAAATTAGTCAAGCTCAAACAGAAATCAAACAAATTGAAATTCAACTGCAAAAAAGTACTCTTGTTGCTACCAGTGATGGCATTATTCTCAAACTCAATTTGCGTAACCCTGGTCAAGTTGTGCGTTCGAGTGAACCCATAGCTGAGATTGCTCCAGTGAATGCACCATTAGTGATTAAAGCAGCGATCGCAACTCAGGATATTGAAAAAGTAGCAGTTGGTCAAACAGTTCAATTGCGTGTTGATGCCTGTCCCTACCCTGATTATGGTACTCTTTCAGGTATTGTCAGTGGTATTTCTCCTGATGCGATCGCACCACAAAACAATAGCGCTGCTACTTACTTTGATGTGACAATTCAACCACAAAGTGTTTCCCTAGGAAGTGGTAATAGACAGTGCCGCATTCAATCAGGAATGGACGCTACAGCTGATATTATCTCTAAAAAAGAAACAGCTTGGCAATTTGTGCTGAGAAAAGCAAGATTAATCGTAGATTTATAA
- a CDS encoding filamentous hemagglutinin N-terminal domain-containing protein: MTKAWLKGFWQLGLFTLITGSAITSSKTFVLAQIQPDSTLGSESSIVNSVDANSDRIDGGAIRSTNLFHSFQEFNVGEGKAVNFANPQGIENILSRVTGNNISEIRGVLGVLGNANLFLLNPNGIIFGEDASLNVNGSFVATTANALQFGTQGIFSATNPETLSLLTVDPSALLFNQINQNAAIVNNSQAPAGQDPGGINVFGLRVPDGKSLLFVGGNVNMDGGWAIASGGHIELGGLTEAGSVGIQGDGSNFSLSFPEGVQRGDISLTNNAIVYVVADGGGSIAAHARNLEILAGSVFFAGIGEGLGNTDAQAGDITVDATEQIKLDSGLISSSTFGQGNSGNIAITADKTILLDASSYIVNNVQSSEAVGNAGKINISTGSLSVTNGSQINSFTRGQGNAGFITIQAKGTVTFDGTDSDGFPSGLFTDVDTSAVGRGGDINIQAKDIFVTDSGLIRSSTFGQGDSGNIAITADKTISLNGSSYIVNNVQSSEAVGNAGKINISTGSLSVTNGSQINSFTRGQGNAGFITIQAKDTVTFDGVDSDRFSSGLFTDVYVGAVGRGGDIKIDAGNIFIRDGGEVSTSTFGQGNAGKIEIEADNTVSLSRGYISNNVGDGGVGDSNGISIKTGSLFLTDLAQIFSDVDGRGDAGGVFIEARDIVSLVGKGDVNLGIVDFINTTDGSIITSGVNFGGEGKGGDIVISTSALRLDSSQINTSTAGKGDSGDIIINARDSVELLQGSDMFSEVTCACEEQGGGVGGIGDGGDIKITTGSLLLDIGATLRADTEARGNGGNIIINAPDNVTFRSDISTLRGGALTQVEPEAVGRGGNIQITTGTLSLSGYQEINTRTQGQGDAGNIDINANSIVLTGADVGIFSGATQEDRLPGTLGNGGEINITADSLSIYEGARISANTEILGSAGNITVDANQITLNNGSSITSESIADDELITSNDRLGKAGNISLTVRELEANNSDISTSSSQSSGGAIAINARNIRLHGDSDIRTNVASGAGSGGDITLAADSIIAFDDSDIFAFAQDGQGGNITLNTPAYFGNSFTANSFNTNPDILDNNDRADINATGAVSGVVTIPDVSFLQNSLTELPENIIDTNALVANSCIARSSDRGGTFTITGRGNLPSRPGDAAVSPYPTGDVRGVESDRTSTRRPWKIGDPIVEPQAAYRLANGQLVLSRECER; this comes from the coding sequence ATGACAAAAGCTTGGCTGAAGGGGTTTTGGCAGCTTGGACTATTCACTTTGATAACAGGTAGTGCGATAACATCATCAAAAACATTCGTTCTCGCGCAAATTCAGCCCGACTCTACCTTGGGTAGTGAATCCTCTATTGTTAATTCAGTGGATGCAAATAGCGATCGCATTGATGGTGGAGCAATTCGCAGCACAAATCTGTTTCATAGTTTTCAAGAATTTAATGTTGGTGAAGGAAAAGCAGTTAACTTCGCCAATCCTCAAGGGATCGAGAATATCCTCAGTCGAGTTACGGGTAATAATATTTCTGAAATTAGGGGAGTATTAGGCGTTTTAGGTAATGCTAATCTATTTTTACTCAATCCTAACGGTATTATTTTTGGCGAAGATGCCAGTTTAAATGTTAATGGTTCATTTGTCGCAACTACTGCAAATGCACTGCAGTTTGGCACTCAAGGAATTTTTAGTGCAACAAATCCAGAAACTCTATCGCTTTTAACAGTTGATCCATCAGCATTATTATTTAATCAGATTAATCAAAACGCAGCGATCGTGAATAACTCTCAAGCGCCAGCAGGACAAGATCCTGGGGGTATTAATGTCTTTGGATTGCGCGTTCCTGATGGGAAGAGTTTGTTGTTTGTTGGCGGTAATGTCAACATGGATGGAGGATGGGCAATCGCTTCTGGCGGACACATTGAGTTAGGAGGATTGACAGAAGCAGGAAGTGTGGGAATTCAAGGTGATGGCAGTAATTTCAGTTTAAGTTTTCCTGAAGGCGTACAACGAGGAGACATATCACTCACTAACAACGCCATAGTTTATGTCGTCGCTGATGGTGGCGGTAGTATTGCAGCTCATGCTCGCAATTTAGAGATTTTAGCAGGTAGTGTATTTTTTGCAGGGATAGGGGAAGGTTTAGGAAATACTGATGCTCAAGCGGGAGATATTACAGTTGATGCTACAGAGCAAATCAAGCTTGATAGTGGGTTAATAAGCTCTAGCACTTTCGGTCAAGGCAATTCAGGCAATATTGCGATTACAGCCGATAAGACAATTTTACTAGATGCTAGTTCATATATTGTCAATAATGTCCAAAGTAGTGAAGCAGTTGGCAATGCGGGCAAAATTAACATTTCCACTGGTTCTCTGTCTGTAACAAATGGAAGTCAAATCAATTCCTTTACTCGCGGACAAGGTAATGCAGGCTTTATAACCATTCAAGCAAAGGGTACAGTTACTTTTGATGGTACAGATAGTGATGGATTTCCCAGTGGTTTATTCACTGATGTGGATACTAGTGCGGTAGGACGTGGTGGAGATATCAATATTCAAGCTAAAGATATTTTTGTAACAGATAGTGGGTTAATAAGGTCTAGCACCTTTGGTCAAGGTGATTCAGGCAATATTGCGATTACAGCCGATAAGACAATTTCGCTAAACGGTAGTTCATATATTGTCAATAATGTCCAAAGTAGTGAAGCAGTTGGCAATGCGGGTAAAATTAACATTTCCACTGGTTCTCTGTCTGTAACAAATGGAAGTCAAATCAATTCCTTTACTCGCGGACAAGGTAATGCAGGCTTTATAACCATTCAAGCAAAGGATACAGTTACTTTTGATGGTGTAGATAGTGATAGATTTTCCAGTGGTTTATTCACTGATGTGTATGTTGGTGCTGTAGGACGTGGTGGAGATATCAAAATTGACGCCGGAAATATTTTTATTAGAGATGGTGGAGAAGTAAGTACTAGCACCTTTGGTCAAGGAAATGCTGGAAAAATTGAAATTGAAGCTGATAACACTGTTTCTTTGTCAAGAGGCTACATTTCCAATAATGTTGGTGACGGAGGAGTTGGTGATAGTAACGGTATTAGTATCAAAACAGGTTCGTTGTTCCTCACTGATTTAGCCCAGATTTTCTCAGATGTCGATGGACGGGGAGATGCTGGAGGAGTATTCATTGAAGCACGAGATATTGTCTCTCTAGTAGGTAAAGGGGATGTCAATCTCGGTATAGTTGACTTTATTAATACTACCGATGGCTCGATAATTACCAGCGGTGTTAATTTTGGGGGAGAAGGTAAGGGTGGTGACATAGTTATCAGCACTAGTGCTTTGCGTCTAGACAGTTCCCAAATAAATACAAGCACGGCAGGAAAAGGTGATTCAGGTGATATCATCATCAACGCGCGAGATTCTGTAGAATTACTTCAAGGCTCTGATATGTTCTCTGAAGTAACCTGCGCTTGTGAAGAACAGGGAGGAGGCGTAGGTGGAATTGGAGATGGAGGAGATATTAAAATTACGACGGGTTCACTACTACTAGATATTGGTGCAACTTTGCGTGCTGACACTGAAGCACGTGGTAATGGAGGCAACATAATTATTAATGCGCCAGATAATGTCACCTTTAGGAGCGATATCAGTACACTTCGTGGTGGTGCTTTGACTCAAGTAGAACCTGAAGCAGTAGGAAGAGGCGGTAATATTCAGATTACGACAGGGACATTATCTCTCTCTGGCTATCAAGAAATCAACACCAGAACTCAAGGACAAGGAGATGCTGGAAATATTGATATCAACGCTAACTCTATTGTTTTAACTGGTGCTGATGTTGGTATTTTTAGTGGTGCTACTCAAGAAGACAGACTACCAGGAACTTTAGGTAATGGTGGAGAGATAAATATTACTGCAGATTCGCTATCTATTTATGAGGGAGCGAGGATATCAGCAAATACAGAAATTTTAGGAAGTGCGGGAAATATTACTGTCGATGCTAACCAAATTACCCTCAACAATGGAAGTTCTATCACTTCAGAATCTATAGCAGATGATGAACTGATTACTAGCAATGATAGATTAGGAAAAGCAGGAAATATTAGTCTTACTGTTCGAGAACTAGAAGCTAATAATAGTGATATTTCTACTAGTTCTAGTCAGTCTTCAGGTGGTGCGATCGCGATTAATGCTAGAAACATTCGCTTGCACGGTGACAGTGATATCCGAACTAATGTTGCTAGTGGTGCAGGTAGTGGTGGTGATATTACTTTAGCTGCTGATTCAATTATTGCCTTCGATGACAGCGATATCTTTGCTTTTGCTCAAGACGGACAAGGCGGAAATATTACGCTCAATACTCCTGCTTACTTTGGGAATAGTTTTACTGCCAATTCTTTTAACACCAATCCCGATATCCTAGATAACAACGATCGCGCTGATATTAACGCTACTGGTGCAGTATCTGGAGTCGTCACAATCCCAGATGTCAGTTTTCTGCAAAATAGTCTGACAGAATTACCCGAAAATATAATCGATACAAATGCTTTGGTTGCCAATAGTTGCATTGCTCGCAGTAGCGATCGCGGTGGAACATTTACCATCACAGGTAGAGGTAATTTACCCAGTCGTCCTGGGGATGCTGCTGTATCACCTTATCCGACAGGAGATGTGCGTGGTGTAGAAAGCGATCGTACTTCTACACGTCGTCCTTGGAAAATAGGCGATCCGATTGTCGAGCCACAAGCTGCTTATCGTCTTGCAAATGGGCAGCTAGTTTTAAGTCGGGAATGTGAAAGGTAA
- a CDS encoding cytochrome b N-terminal domain-containing protein codes for MKNLSYEFVLRRLSTVLSVAIISLSVMAAVTGILLSFYYEPVAGRAYQSLNWINTEIANGALIHSIHDLAGNALIVTALIQIVVMFLGRQFRSSWLTAWVSGILLTLTAIGLSWTAMLLDWSQIGYWRFRIELSTIEAIPLIGDSLRNILTGGGAVNTTTVAHLYTIHSYLLSVGAIALAIVHLWGLLQQEKEMKGAAVEAAAKTEQLQQQRNLSQTLS; via the coding sequence ATGAAAAATCTCTCGTATGAATTTGTCCTGCGGCGGCTCTCAACAGTCCTATCAGTAGCAATTATTTCGTTGAGCGTTATGGCAGCAGTCACAGGAATTTTGCTGTCTTTCTACTACGAACCAGTCGCAGGTAGAGCGTATCAATCATTAAACTGGATTAATACTGAGATTGCTAATGGAGCGCTGATTCATAGTATTCATGACCTTGCTGGTAATGCCCTCATTGTCACAGCACTCATTCAAATCGTTGTCATGTTTCTTGGTAGACAGTTTCGTTCGAGTTGGCTGACTGCATGGGTTAGCGGAATTCTACTGACTTTGACTGCGATTGGCTTAAGTTGGACTGCAATGCTTCTTGATTGGAGTCAAATAGGTTACTGGCGTTTTCGCATTGAGTTAAGCACTATTGAAGCAATTCCGCTGATTGGTGATAGTTTACGTAATATTCTGACAGGTGGTGGAGCGGTCAACACAACAACAGTTGCTCACCTTTATACGATACACAGCTATCTTCTATCTGTAGGGGCGATCGCACTTGCTATTGTTCACTTATGGGGTTTACTACAGCAAGAAAAAGAAATGAAAGGTGCTGCGGTGGAAGCCGCAGCCAAAACCGAACAATTACAACAACAAAGGAACCTCTCGCAAACACTTTCATAG
- a CDS encoding FRG domain-containing protein, producing the protein MQEIIVNSVPEFVECLGDVNRGKRALYRGQRRDLHLLPKIARLSTTLPVLEAEQAMLNNFKLLSVPYLKEKPANDWEWLAIMQHHGLATRLLDWSVIPLAALWFTVCKPPAENQHGVIWLFQPNSEDYISTFKHEVPFQINKISLLQPRLITERIKAQWGWFTAHYFDVDTEKFAALDTEAAYISRLTKLIIPPEKFALFRFQLDRLGVNSAELFPDLEGLCAHLEWLYTNLADETHGSEKYDLQKVFMPLPKMN; encoded by the coding sequence ATGCAGGAAATTATTGTTAACTCAGTTCCGGAATTTGTAGAATGTCTTGGTGATGTCAACCGTGGCAAACGTGCACTTTATCGCGGACAAAGAAGAGACTTGCACCTACTACCTAAAATAGCTCGTTTGTCAACTACGTTGCCTGTTTTGGAAGCTGAACAGGCAATGTTAAATAATTTTAAACTGCTAAGTGTTCCCTATCTTAAGGAAAAACCAGCTAATGATTGGGAATGGTTAGCAATCATGCAACATCATGGATTAGCAACACGACTACTTGACTGGAGTGTCATTCCGCTAGCTGCGCTTTGGTTTACAGTTTGCAAACCACCTGCTGAAAATCAACATGGTGTGATTTGGCTATTCCAGCCAAATTCTGAAGATTATATATCTACCTTTAAACATGAAGTTCCATTCCAAATTAATAAAATTTCCTTGCTTCAACCGAGACTCATTACAGAGAGAATTAAAGCACAGTGGGGCTGGTTTACAGCGCACTATTTTGATGTAGATACAGAAAAGTTTGCAGCATTAGATACAGAAGCAGCGTATATTTCTCGATTAACAAAGTTAATCATCCCACCAGAGAAGTTTGCACTTTTTCGTTTTCAATTAGATCGTTTAGGTGTTAATTCAGCAGAACTATTTCCTGATTTGGAAGGACTCTGCGCGCATCTTGAATGGCTTTATACAAATCTTGCTGATGAAACACACGGAAGTGAAAAATATGATTTACAAAAAGTGTTTATGCCGCTTCCTAAAATGAATTAA
- a CDS encoding peptidase domain-containing ABC transporter, protein MKYAYVSQHSEEDCGAACLASIAKHYGRNFTLSRIREVVGTGQQGTTLLGIKRGAETLGFNARPVKTSAEILNQINKAPLPAIIHWKGNHWVVLHGKKGKKCVIADPAVGLRYLSKQELAAGWTDWLMLLLEPDPIRFVAQENDRIGGFGRFFQRVWTYRGILAQALPINLVLGLLSLASPFLLQILTDDVLVRGDTELLTTVAIAVVVMNVVSSSLSFVQSNLIAHFAQRLELGLVLEFGQQILRLPLSYYEARRSGEIVSRLRDITQINQLVSQVVVSLPSKFFIALISLGLMIFYSWKLTLVAVCAALAMTLSTVIFQPTLQQKTRNLLVVEAETQGVLVETFKGALTVKSTTSAPQFWEELQSRFSRLANLTFRTTQISIINHTSSSLVSAISGVVLLWFGGNLVINPAENLSIGKLLAFNSMNGNFLALISTLINFVDEFTRVKTATQRLTEVIDTTPEDRGDEKKSLANISPNADITCTKVNFHYPGRVDLIKDFSLTIPGGKAIAIIGKSGCGKSTLAKLIAGLYPLQSGNIRIGIYNLEDLSLDCLRQQVVLVPQEAHFWNRSIIENFRLGAPHATFEQIVRACQIAEADEFISKLPDKYQTILGEFGANISGGQRQRLAIARAIVTEPPVLILDESTAGLDPVSEAQVLDRLLRYRRGKTTILISHRPKVINRADWIVLLDQGELKLQGTVEELHSKVGEHIDFLIP, encoded by the coding sequence ATGAAATACGCCTACGTTTCTCAACACAGTGAAGAAGATTGCGGAGCAGCTTGTCTTGCTTCAATTGCTAAACACTACGGTCGTAATTTTACCTTAAGTCGCATTCGTGAAGTTGTAGGCACTGGACAACAAGGAACAACTTTATTAGGAATAAAGCGAGGTGCAGAAACGCTTGGTTTTAATGCACGTCCAGTCAAAACTTCAGCAGAAATATTAAACCAAATCAATAAAGCACCGTTACCAGCAATTATTCATTGGAAAGGAAATCACTGGGTTGTTTTACATGGCAAGAAAGGTAAAAAATGTGTCATTGCAGATCCAGCAGTAGGCTTGCGTTATCTCTCTAAACAAGAGTTAGCAGCAGGATGGACAGATTGGTTGATGCTGTTACTAGAACCAGATCCCATTCGCTTTGTCGCCCAAGAAAACGATCGCATAGGTGGATTTGGACGTTTTTTTCAGCGTGTCTGGACTTATCGCGGAATCCTAGCGCAAGCTTTACCAATTAATCTCGTTTTAGGGCTACTTTCTTTAGCCTCCCCATTTTTACTACAAATTCTTACTGATGACGTACTCGTTCGAGGCGATACAGAGTTGCTGACAACAGTTGCGATCGCTGTAGTTGTGATGAATGTAGTTTCCAGCAGTCTTTCGTTTGTGCAATCTAACTTAATTGCTCACTTTGCACAACGCTTAGAATTAGGATTAGTTCTAGAATTTGGGCAGCAAATTTTACGATTACCGCTGAGTTATTACGAAGCACGTCGTAGTGGAGAAATTGTTAGCAGACTTCGCGATATCACCCAAATTAATCAGCTAGTTTCTCAAGTTGTTGTCAGTTTACCTAGTAAATTTTTTATTGCTCTCATCTCTTTAGGATTGATGATTTTCTACAGTTGGAAATTGACTTTGGTAGCTGTATGTGCTGCCTTAGCCATGACACTGTCTACAGTAATTTTTCAACCAACCTTGCAACAAAAAACCCGTAACCTTTTAGTAGTAGAAGCAGAGACTCAAGGTGTTTTAGTCGAAACCTTTAAAGGCGCACTTACGGTAAAAAGTACCACATCCGCACCACAATTTTGGGAAGAACTACAAAGTCGGTTTAGCCGCCTTGCTAACCTTACTTTTCGGACAACTCAAATTAGTATTATTAATCATACTTCTTCTAGTTTAGTTTCTGCTATCAGTGGTGTTGTTTTACTGTGGTTTGGTGGCAATTTAGTCATTAATCCTGCAGAAAATCTCAGCATTGGTAAGTTATTAGCTTTTAACTCAATGAACGGTAATTTTCTTGCCTTAATTAGTACACTTATTAATTTTGTTGATGAATTCACAAGAGTGAAAACGGCAACACAACGACTTACCGAAGTGATAGACACAACTCCAGAAGATCGGGGTGATGAAAAAAAATCGCTTGCTAACATTTCTCCAAATGCTGATATTACCTGTACAAAAGTTAATTTTCACTATCCTGGTAGAGTTGATTTAATTAAAGACTTTTCTTTGACAATTCCTGGTGGTAAAGCTATTGCCATTATTGGTAAATCTGGCTGTGGTAAAAGTACTTTAGCTAAGTTAATTGCTGGTTTATATCCGTTGCAATCTGGTAATATTCGGATTGGCATTTATAATTTAGAAGATCTTTCCCTCGATTGTCTCCGCCAGCAAGTTGTTCTCGTTCCTCAAGAAGCCCACTTTTGGAACCGCTCTATTATTGAAAACTTCCGCTTAGGCGCACCACACGCTACATTTGAACAGATTGTGAGAGCTTGTCAAATCGCTGAAGCTGACGAATTTATCAGTAAACTCCCTGACAAATATCAAACAATTTTGGGAGAATTTGGTGCTAATATTTCTGGCGGACAGCGCCAACGTTTAGCGATAGCAAGAGCGATCGTTACAGAGCCACCAGTACTTATTTTAGATGAATCTACTGCTGGACTTGACCCCGTAAGTGAAGCGCAAGTTTTAGATCGATTGTTACGTTATCGTCGTGGTAAAACTACCATTTTAATCAGCCATCGTCCTAAAGTCATTAATCGAGCTGATTGGATTGTATTACTAGACCAGGGAGAGTTAAAACTGCAAGGAACTGTAGAAGAATTACACTCCAAAGTTGGAGAACATATAGATTTTTTAATTCCTTGA
- a CDS encoding sodium:proton antiporter, which yields MEASFELTLQMVIAVVAGIGAQVVAEYLKVPSIVFLLLFGIVLGADGIGLLHPHSLGPGLEVIVALSTAVILFEGGFNLELRELGKVSGSLRNLVTLGTAITLVGAGMAAHWLSEFPWTIAFLYASLVVVTGPTVISPLLKLVKVERQVATLLEGEGVLIDPVGAILAVVILDTILNGETDPVRAISGLILRLGIGGGIGAIGGWLFGLMFKRGNFLSDELKNLVVLAGVWGLFTLAQLVRSESGLMATVVAGIVLRASSVPEERLLRRFKGQLTILGVSVLFILLSADLSLASILALGWGSLLTVLVLMFVIRPLNVGICTWNSDLNWRQKLFLCWIAPRGIVSASVASLFSIFLTERGINGGDSIKALVFLTIILTVVCQGLTAAWVASWLQITSTEATGAVIVGCNPLSVLIARLFKERGEPVVMIDTDPVAAQQAEAENIRVIVRSALDRGVLEEAELTSLGTFLAMTNNGEVNFVLAQRAAEEFSPPRVLAVFPRNPEANNATGNPKVQQAFVSDLPLKTWNEYLKDGRVKLGTTTLTEQEFSFQQAHLQALMRAEEIVPLFLEREDRFLIAPATTEDWQPSDRIIYILHDPRPNLLKRLSGDRNATRLNMEKLSKVEEVPIPPL from the coding sequence ATGGAAGCATCGTTTGAACTTACCTTGCAAATGGTTATTGCCGTAGTCGCAGGCATCGGCGCTCAGGTAGTGGCAGAATACCTCAAAGTACCGAGCATCGTATTTTTGTTGCTATTCGGCATTGTGCTAGGTGCTGATGGAATTGGATTACTTCATCCTCATTCGTTAGGTCCTGGTTTAGAAGTCATTGTTGCCCTCTCAACAGCAGTCATCTTGTTTGAGGGTGGCTTTAACTTAGAACTGCGAGAATTAGGCAAAGTTTCTGGGAGTTTACGTAATCTTGTAACGCTAGGAACCGCAATTACGCTTGTGGGGGCGGGAATGGCGGCTCACTGGTTGAGTGAGTTTCCGTGGACGATCGCCTTTCTCTATGCTTCCTTGGTCGTTGTGACGGGACCTACTGTTATCAGCCCTCTTCTCAAACTTGTCAAAGTCGAACGTCAAGTTGCCACGCTTTTAGAGGGAGAAGGAGTTTTAATTGACCCTGTAGGGGCGATTCTCGCCGTTGTGATTCTCGACACGATTCTGAATGGTGAAACTGACCCAGTTCGCGCTATTAGTGGCTTAATTCTACGTCTAGGCATTGGCGGAGGGATTGGTGCGATCGGTGGCTGGCTATTCGGCTTAATGTTTAAACGTGGCAATTTTCTGTCAGACGAACTAAAAAATCTCGTCGTTTTAGCTGGAGTCTGGGGATTATTTACCTTAGCCCAACTCGTTCGTAGTGAATCAGGATTGATGGCAACAGTAGTAGCAGGTATTGTGCTGCGAGCCTCATCTGTACCAGAAGAAAGGTTATTGCGGCGATTTAAAGGACAGCTAACCATTCTAGGCGTGTCAGTGCTGTTTATCCTACTCTCAGCAGATTTATCGCTAGCTAGTATCTTGGCGTTAGGCTGGGGCAGCTTATTGACAGTTTTGGTACTCATGTTTGTGATTCGTCCCCTAAATGTAGGGATATGTACTTGGAATAGTGACCTCAACTGGCGGCAAAAGCTGTTTTTATGCTGGATAGCACCACGAGGAATTGTTTCAGCATCAGTTGCTTCTTTGTTTTCAATTTTCTTAACAGAACGAGGAATCAACGGTGGAGATTCAATTAAAGCACTCGTTTTTTTGACAATTATATTAACTGTCGTTTGTCAAGGATTAACTGCCGCTTGGGTTGCCAGTTGGTTACAGATTACGTCTACAGAAGCCACAGGAGCCGTAATTGTTGGCTGTAATCCTTTGAGTGTTTTAATTGCTCGTTTATTTAAAGAACGCGGTGAGCCTGTCGTCATGATTGATACTGATCCCGTAGCAGCACAACAAGCTGAAGCTGAAAATATTCGCGTGATAGTCCGTAGTGCTTTAGATAGGGGCGTGTTAGAAGAAGCAGAACTTACCTCATTGGGAACTTTTTTGGCAATGACGAATAATGGTGAAGTCAATTTTGTTTTGGCACAGCGGGCTGCTGAAGAATTTTCCCCCCCACGAGTTTTGGCAGTGTTTCCACGCAACCCTGAAGCTAATAATGCTACTGGCAACCCAAAGGTGCAGCAAGCTTTTGTCTCCGACTTACCATTGAAAACCTGGAATGAATATCTCAAAGACGGACGAGTTAAGTTAGGCACAACAACCTTAACTGAACAAGAGTTTTCTTTTCAACAAGCTCATCTACAAGCCTTAATGCGTGCTGAAGAGATTGTTCCTTTGTTTCTGGAGCGAGAAGATCGGTTTTTAATTGCACCAGCAACAACAGAAGACTGGCAACCAAGCGATCGCATTATTTACATCTTGCACGATCCCAGACCAAATCTCTTAAAACGCTTATCGGGCGATCGCAATGCCACACGTTTGAATATGGAAAAGCTTTCTAAAGTTGAAGAAGTCCCGATTCCACCACTTTAG